The following proteins are co-located in the Vigna angularis cultivar LongXiaoDou No.4 chromosome 2, ASM1680809v1, whole genome shotgun sequence genome:
- the LOC108329647 gene encoding protein root UVB sensitive 4 isoform X8, which produces MPFFLRLSTNHYTPWNLTNSNEPAPPTNQNLSFRRVSPLSSLRTSLDCVSDGGVAKEVPVRLPFVVVRRPTETSRFFWAGNCLQVVTVDGGAADADVDFDDRVLRVCGSVVREFFIPRGVTGNYVEYVKWKLLHRVFSSALQVLATQAMFTAMGVGFSSSLPSAAALNWVLKDGIGRLSRCIYTASLASAFDTNLKRVRFTTSVLFVASIGLELLTPTFPRCFLLLATIANISKQISLACYLATRSAVHQSFAIGDNLGEISAKAQIQTVCFDILGLMLAALVNMCIENHRRQQAGLHYLIYPFFAAMDLFGIYQGLKHVHLQTLTKDRLEIILSTWIERGYVPSPAEVSDKEGVNFLGFKVHWLGKWSWPIRIGCLNPKDQIPKWSMKTIQCITKEDYYFVCVEFFKGLKGTKKQSILLSIREGAEAAHIIMGLLQVIIKVMH; this is translated from the exons ATGCCATTCTTTCTTCGCCTATCCACCAACCACTACACACCATGGAACCTCACAAATTCCAACGAACCAGCCCCACCCACTAACCAAAATCTCTCCTTTAGGAGAGTCTCGCCCCTTTCCTCGCTCCGAACCTCCCTGGACTGCGTCTCTGATGGAGGGGTTGCGAAGGAGGTGCCGGTTCGGCTTCCCTTTGTGGTTGTCAGGAGACCCACCGAAACTTCTAGATTCTTCTGGGCTGGGAACTGCCTGCAGGTGGTGACCGTAGACGGTGGCGCCGCGGATGCTGACGTTGACTTCGATGATAGGGTGTTGAGGGTGTGCGGGTCCGTTGTGAGGGAGTTCTTTATTCCGAGAGGGGTGACGGGGAACTATGTGGAGTATGTGAAGTGGAAGCTTCTGCATCGGGTTTTCAGCTCCGCCCTGCAAGTGCTCGCCACTCAG GCAATGTTTACAGCCATGGGAGTTGGATTCTCGAGTTCTCTTCCATCTGCTGCTGCCCTTAATTGGGTCTTAAAAGATGGCATTGGACGTCTAAGCAGATGCATCTACACTGCTAGTCTAGCATCTGCTTTTGATACAAACTTAAAg AGGGTCAGGTTCACTACATCTGTTCTTTTTGTTGCAAGCATTGGACTTGAATTACTTACTCCCACATTTCCTCGATGCTTCCTGCTTCTTGCAACTATTGCCAATATTTCTAAACAAATAAGCCTTGCTTGTTACTTAGCAACTCGG TCAGCTGTTCATCAAAGTTTTGCAATAGGAGACAACCTTGGTGAAATATCTGCTAAGGCACAG aTTCAAACAGTGTGCTTTGACATCCTTGGTCTTATGCTTGCTGCACTTGTTAACATGTGTATAGAGAACCATCGAAG GCAACAAGCAGGTCTGCATTACCTTATCTATCCCTTTTTTGCTGCAATGGATCTCTTTGGGATTTATCAAGGATTAAAGCATGTACATCTGCAAACTTTGACTAAG GATAGGCTTGAAATTATTCTGAGCACTTGGATTGAGCGTGGATATGTGCCATCCCCTGCAGAGGTGAGCGATAAAGAAGGAGTTAATTTTCTGGGATTTAAAG TTCATTGGTTAGGTAAATGGTCGTGGCCAATTAGAATAGGGTGCTTAAATCCCAAGGACCAAATACCAAAGTGGTCTATGAAGACAATACAGTGTATAACTAAGGAGGATTATTACTTTGTGTGCGTGGAGTTCTTCAAAGGATTAAAGGGAACTAAAAAG CAGTCTATTCTTCTTTCCATTCGCGAAGGAGCCGAAGCAGCACACATAATCATGGGTTTGTTGCAG GTTATTATTAAGGTCATGCATTGA
- the LOC108329647 gene encoding protein root UVB sensitive 4 isoform X1 — translation MPFFLRLSTNHYTPWNLTNSNEPAPPTNQNLSFRRVSPLSSLRTSLDCVSDGGVAKEVPVRLPFVVVRRPTETSRFFWAGNCLQVVTVDGGAADADVDFDDRVLRVCGSVVREFFIPRGVTGNYVEYVKWKLLHRVFSSALQVLATQAMFTAMGVGFSSSLPSAAALNWVLKDGIGRLSRCIYTASLASAFDTNLKRVRFTTSVLFVASIGLELLTPTFPRCFLLLATIANISKQISLACYLATRSAVHQSFAIGDNLGEISAKAQIQTVCFDILGLMLAALVNMCIENHRRQQAGLHYLIYPFFAAMDLFGIYQGLKHVHLQTLTKDRLEIILSTWIERGYVPSPAEVSDKEGVNFLGFKVHWLGKWSWPIRIGCLNPKDQIPKWSMKTIQCITKEDYYFVCVEFFKGLKGTKKQSILLSIREGAEAAHIIMGLLQACYIRRALLMNSSRWEIIVEENNASDSTMEDWSVIVENGKRSAERDVSNLIDQMVEMGWMVKNILLSTQEQIRYSFVCD, via the exons ATGCCATTCTTTCTTCGCCTATCCACCAACCACTACACACCATGGAACCTCACAAATTCCAACGAACCAGCCCCACCCACTAACCAAAATCTCTCCTTTAGGAGAGTCTCGCCCCTTTCCTCGCTCCGAACCTCCCTGGACTGCGTCTCTGATGGAGGGGTTGCGAAGGAGGTGCCGGTTCGGCTTCCCTTTGTGGTTGTCAGGAGACCCACCGAAACTTCTAGATTCTTCTGGGCTGGGAACTGCCTGCAGGTGGTGACCGTAGACGGTGGCGCCGCGGATGCTGACGTTGACTTCGATGATAGGGTGTTGAGGGTGTGCGGGTCCGTTGTGAGGGAGTTCTTTATTCCGAGAGGGGTGACGGGGAACTATGTGGAGTATGTGAAGTGGAAGCTTCTGCATCGGGTTTTCAGCTCCGCCCTGCAAGTGCTCGCCACTCAG GCAATGTTTACAGCCATGGGAGTTGGATTCTCGAGTTCTCTTCCATCTGCTGCTGCCCTTAATTGGGTCTTAAAAGATGGCATTGGACGTCTAAGCAGATGCATCTACACTGCTAGTCTAGCATCTGCTTTTGATACAAACTTAAAg AGGGTCAGGTTCACTACATCTGTTCTTTTTGTTGCAAGCATTGGACTTGAATTACTTACTCCCACATTTCCTCGATGCTTCCTGCTTCTTGCAACTATTGCCAATATTTCTAAACAAATAAGCCTTGCTTGTTACTTAGCAACTCGG TCAGCTGTTCATCAAAGTTTTGCAATAGGAGACAACCTTGGTGAAATATCTGCTAAGGCACAG aTTCAAACAGTGTGCTTTGACATCCTTGGTCTTATGCTTGCTGCACTTGTTAACATGTGTATAGAGAACCATCGAAG GCAACAAGCAGGTCTGCATTACCTTATCTATCCCTTTTTTGCTGCAATGGATCTCTTTGGGATTTATCAAGGATTAAAGCATGTACATCTGCAAACTTTGACTAAG GATAGGCTTGAAATTATTCTGAGCACTTGGATTGAGCGTGGATATGTGCCATCCCCTGCAGAGGTGAGCGATAAAGAAGGAGTTAATTTTCTGGGATTTAAAG TTCATTGGTTAGGTAAATGGTCGTGGCCAATTAGAATAGGGTGCTTAAATCCCAAGGACCAAATACCAAAGTGGTCTATGAAGACAATACAGTGTATAACTAAGGAGGATTATTACTTTGTGTGCGTGGAGTTCTTCAAAGGATTAAAGGGAACTAAAAAG CAGTCTATTCTTCTTTCCATTCGCGAAGGAGCCGAAGCAGCACACATAATCATGGGTTTGTTGCAG GCTTGCTACATCAGAAGGGCTCTACTTATGAACAGTAGTAGGTGGGAGATTATTGTAGAGGAAAACAATGCATCAGACTCAACAATGGAAGATTGGTCTGTAATTGTTGAGAATGGCAAGAGATCTGCAGAGAGGGATGTGTCTAATTTGATTGACCAAATGGTGGAAATGGGTTGGATGGTGAAGAACATTCTATTGTCAACACAAGAGCAGATTCGATACAGTTTTGTGTGTGATTAA
- the LOC108329647 gene encoding protein root UVB sensitive 4 isoform X2, whose amino-acid sequence MPFFLRLSTNHYTPWNLTNSNEPAPPTNQNLSFRRVSPLSSLRTSLDCVSDGGVAKEVPVRLPFVVVRRPTETSRFFWAGNCLQVVTVDGGAADADVDFDDRVLRVCGSVVREFFIPRGVTGNYVEYVKWKLLHRVFSSALQVLATQAMFTAMGVGFSSSLPSAAALNWVLKDGIGRLSRCIYTASLASAFDTNLKRVRFTTSVLFVASIGLELLTPTFPRCFLLLATIANISKQISLACYLATRSAVHQSFAIGDNLGEISAKAQIQTVCFDILGLMLAALVNMCIENHRRQQAGLHYLIYPFFAAMDLFGIYQGLKHVHLQTLTKDRLEIILSTWIERGYVPSPAEVSDKEGVNFLGFKVHWLGKWSWPIRIGCLNPKDQIPKWSMKTIQCITKEDYYFVCVEFFKGLKGTKKSILLSIREGAEAAHIIMGLLQACYIRRALLMNSSRWEIIVEENNASDSTMEDWSVIVENGKRSAERDVSNLIDQMVEMGWMVKNILLSTQEQIRYSFVCD is encoded by the exons ATGCCATTCTTTCTTCGCCTATCCACCAACCACTACACACCATGGAACCTCACAAATTCCAACGAACCAGCCCCACCCACTAACCAAAATCTCTCCTTTAGGAGAGTCTCGCCCCTTTCCTCGCTCCGAACCTCCCTGGACTGCGTCTCTGATGGAGGGGTTGCGAAGGAGGTGCCGGTTCGGCTTCCCTTTGTGGTTGTCAGGAGACCCACCGAAACTTCTAGATTCTTCTGGGCTGGGAACTGCCTGCAGGTGGTGACCGTAGACGGTGGCGCCGCGGATGCTGACGTTGACTTCGATGATAGGGTGTTGAGGGTGTGCGGGTCCGTTGTGAGGGAGTTCTTTATTCCGAGAGGGGTGACGGGGAACTATGTGGAGTATGTGAAGTGGAAGCTTCTGCATCGGGTTTTCAGCTCCGCCCTGCAAGTGCTCGCCACTCAG GCAATGTTTACAGCCATGGGAGTTGGATTCTCGAGTTCTCTTCCATCTGCTGCTGCCCTTAATTGGGTCTTAAAAGATGGCATTGGACGTCTAAGCAGATGCATCTACACTGCTAGTCTAGCATCTGCTTTTGATACAAACTTAAAg AGGGTCAGGTTCACTACATCTGTTCTTTTTGTTGCAAGCATTGGACTTGAATTACTTACTCCCACATTTCCTCGATGCTTCCTGCTTCTTGCAACTATTGCCAATATTTCTAAACAAATAAGCCTTGCTTGTTACTTAGCAACTCGG TCAGCTGTTCATCAAAGTTTTGCAATAGGAGACAACCTTGGTGAAATATCTGCTAAGGCACAG aTTCAAACAGTGTGCTTTGACATCCTTGGTCTTATGCTTGCTGCACTTGTTAACATGTGTATAGAGAACCATCGAAG GCAACAAGCAGGTCTGCATTACCTTATCTATCCCTTTTTTGCTGCAATGGATCTCTTTGGGATTTATCAAGGATTAAAGCATGTACATCTGCAAACTTTGACTAAG GATAGGCTTGAAATTATTCTGAGCACTTGGATTGAGCGTGGATATGTGCCATCCCCTGCAGAGGTGAGCGATAAAGAAGGAGTTAATTTTCTGGGATTTAAAG TTCATTGGTTAGGTAAATGGTCGTGGCCAATTAGAATAGGGTGCTTAAATCCCAAGGACCAAATACCAAAGTGGTCTATGAAGACAATACAGTGTATAACTAAGGAGGATTATTACTTTGTGTGCGTGGAGTTCTTCAAAGGATTAAAGGGAACTAAAAAG TCTATTCTTCTTTCCATTCGCGAAGGAGCCGAAGCAGCACACATAATCATGGGTTTGTTGCAG GCTTGCTACATCAGAAGGGCTCTACTTATGAACAGTAGTAGGTGGGAGATTATTGTAGAGGAAAACAATGCATCAGACTCAACAATGGAAGATTGGTCTGTAATTGTTGAGAATGGCAAGAGATCTGCAGAGAGGGATGTGTCTAATTTGATTGACCAAATGGTGGAAATGGGTTGGATGGTGAAGAACATTCTATTGTCAACACAAGAGCAGATTCGATACAGTTTTGTGTGTGATTAA
- the LOC108329647 gene encoding protein root UVB sensitive 4 isoform X9, translated as MPFFLRLSTNHYTPWNLTNSNEPAPPTNQNLSFRRVSPLSSLRTSLDCVSDGGVAKEVPVRLPFVVVRRPTETSRFFWAGNCLQVVTVDGGAADADVDFDDRVLRVCGSVVREFFIPRGVTGNYVEYVKWKLLHRVFSSALQVLATQAMFTAMGVGFSSSLPSAAALNWVLKDGIGRLSRCIYTASLASAFDTNLKRVRFTTSVLFVASIGLELLTPTFPRCFLLLATIANISKQISLACYLATRSAVHQSFAIGDNLGEISAKAQIQTVCFDILGLMLAALVNMCIENHRRQQAGLHYLIYPFFAAMDLFGIYQGLKHVHLQTLTKDRLEIILSTWIERGYVPSPAEVSDKEGVNFLGFKVHWLGKWSWPIRIGCLNPKDQIPKWSMKTIQCITKEDYYFVCVEFFKGLKGTKKSILLSIREGAEAAHIIMGLLQVIIKVMH; from the exons ATGCCATTCTTTCTTCGCCTATCCACCAACCACTACACACCATGGAACCTCACAAATTCCAACGAACCAGCCCCACCCACTAACCAAAATCTCTCCTTTAGGAGAGTCTCGCCCCTTTCCTCGCTCCGAACCTCCCTGGACTGCGTCTCTGATGGAGGGGTTGCGAAGGAGGTGCCGGTTCGGCTTCCCTTTGTGGTTGTCAGGAGACCCACCGAAACTTCTAGATTCTTCTGGGCTGGGAACTGCCTGCAGGTGGTGACCGTAGACGGTGGCGCCGCGGATGCTGACGTTGACTTCGATGATAGGGTGTTGAGGGTGTGCGGGTCCGTTGTGAGGGAGTTCTTTATTCCGAGAGGGGTGACGGGGAACTATGTGGAGTATGTGAAGTGGAAGCTTCTGCATCGGGTTTTCAGCTCCGCCCTGCAAGTGCTCGCCACTCAG GCAATGTTTACAGCCATGGGAGTTGGATTCTCGAGTTCTCTTCCATCTGCTGCTGCCCTTAATTGGGTCTTAAAAGATGGCATTGGACGTCTAAGCAGATGCATCTACACTGCTAGTCTAGCATCTGCTTTTGATACAAACTTAAAg AGGGTCAGGTTCACTACATCTGTTCTTTTTGTTGCAAGCATTGGACTTGAATTACTTACTCCCACATTTCCTCGATGCTTCCTGCTTCTTGCAACTATTGCCAATATTTCTAAACAAATAAGCCTTGCTTGTTACTTAGCAACTCGG TCAGCTGTTCATCAAAGTTTTGCAATAGGAGACAACCTTGGTGAAATATCTGCTAAGGCACAG aTTCAAACAGTGTGCTTTGACATCCTTGGTCTTATGCTTGCTGCACTTGTTAACATGTGTATAGAGAACCATCGAAG GCAACAAGCAGGTCTGCATTACCTTATCTATCCCTTTTTTGCTGCAATGGATCTCTTTGGGATTTATCAAGGATTAAAGCATGTACATCTGCAAACTTTGACTAAG GATAGGCTTGAAATTATTCTGAGCACTTGGATTGAGCGTGGATATGTGCCATCCCCTGCAGAGGTGAGCGATAAAGAAGGAGTTAATTTTCTGGGATTTAAAG TTCATTGGTTAGGTAAATGGTCGTGGCCAATTAGAATAGGGTGCTTAAATCCCAAGGACCAAATACCAAAGTGGTCTATGAAGACAATACAGTGTATAACTAAGGAGGATTATTACTTTGTGTGCGTGGAGTTCTTCAAAGGATTAAAGGGAACTAAAAAG TCTATTCTTCTTTCCATTCGCGAAGGAGCCGAAGCAGCACACATAATCATGGGTTTGTTGCAG GTTATTATTAAGGTCATGCATTGA
- the LOC108329647 gene encoding protein root UVB sensitive 4 isoform X7 — translation MPFFLRLSTNHYTPWNLTNSNEPAPPTNQNLSFRRVSPLSSLRTSLDCVSDGGVAKEVPVRLPFVVVRRPTETSRFFWAGNCLQVVTVDGGAADADVDFDDRVLRVCGSVVREFFIPRGVTGNYVEYVKWKLLHRVFSSALQVLATQAMFTAMGVGFSSSLPSAAALNWVLKDGIGRLSRCIYTASLASAFDTNLKRVRFTTSVLFVASIGLELLTPTFPRCFLLLATIANISKQISLACYLATRSAVHQSFAIGDNLGEISAKAQIQTVCFDILGLMLAALVNMCIENHRRQQAGLHYLIYPFFAAMDLFGIYQGLKHVHLQTLTKDRLEIILSTWIERGYVPSPAEVSDKEGVNFLGFKVHWLGKWSWPIRIGCLNPKDQIPKWSMKTIQCITKEDYYFVCVEFFKGLKGTKKVLIHLAVYSSFHSRRSRSSTHNHGFVAGYY, via the exons ATGCCATTCTTTCTTCGCCTATCCACCAACCACTACACACCATGGAACCTCACAAATTCCAACGAACCAGCCCCACCCACTAACCAAAATCTCTCCTTTAGGAGAGTCTCGCCCCTTTCCTCGCTCCGAACCTCCCTGGACTGCGTCTCTGATGGAGGGGTTGCGAAGGAGGTGCCGGTTCGGCTTCCCTTTGTGGTTGTCAGGAGACCCACCGAAACTTCTAGATTCTTCTGGGCTGGGAACTGCCTGCAGGTGGTGACCGTAGACGGTGGCGCCGCGGATGCTGACGTTGACTTCGATGATAGGGTGTTGAGGGTGTGCGGGTCCGTTGTGAGGGAGTTCTTTATTCCGAGAGGGGTGACGGGGAACTATGTGGAGTATGTGAAGTGGAAGCTTCTGCATCGGGTTTTCAGCTCCGCCCTGCAAGTGCTCGCCACTCAG GCAATGTTTACAGCCATGGGAGTTGGATTCTCGAGTTCTCTTCCATCTGCTGCTGCCCTTAATTGGGTCTTAAAAGATGGCATTGGACGTCTAAGCAGATGCATCTACACTGCTAGTCTAGCATCTGCTTTTGATACAAACTTAAAg AGGGTCAGGTTCACTACATCTGTTCTTTTTGTTGCAAGCATTGGACTTGAATTACTTACTCCCACATTTCCTCGATGCTTCCTGCTTCTTGCAACTATTGCCAATATTTCTAAACAAATAAGCCTTGCTTGTTACTTAGCAACTCGG TCAGCTGTTCATCAAAGTTTTGCAATAGGAGACAACCTTGGTGAAATATCTGCTAAGGCACAG aTTCAAACAGTGTGCTTTGACATCCTTGGTCTTATGCTTGCTGCACTTGTTAACATGTGTATAGAGAACCATCGAAG GCAACAAGCAGGTCTGCATTACCTTATCTATCCCTTTTTTGCTGCAATGGATCTCTTTGGGATTTATCAAGGATTAAAGCATGTACATCTGCAAACTTTGACTAAG GATAGGCTTGAAATTATTCTGAGCACTTGGATTGAGCGTGGATATGTGCCATCCCCTGCAGAGGTGAGCGATAAAGAAGGAGTTAATTTTCTGGGATTTAAAG TTCATTGGTTAGGTAAATGGTCGTGGCCAATTAGAATAGGGTGCTTAAATCCCAAGGACCAAATACCAAAGTGGTCTATGAAGACAATACAGTGTATAACTAAGGAGGATTATTACTTTGTGTGCGTGGAGTTCTTCAAAGGATTAAAGGGAACTAAAAA GGTGCTAATCCATCTAGCAGTCTATTCTTCTTTCCATTCGCGAAGGAGCCGAAGCAGCACACATAATCATGGGTTTGTTGCAG GTTATTATTAA
- the LOC108329647 gene encoding protein root UVB sensitive 4 isoform X3, which produces MPFFLRLSTNHYTPWNLTNSNEPAPPTNQNLSFRRVSPLSSLRTSLDCVSDGGVAKEVPVRLPFVVVRRPTETSRFFWAGNCLQVVTVDGGAADADVDFDDRVLRVCGSVVREFFIPRGVTGNYVEYVKWKLLHRVFSSALQVLATQAMFTAMGVGFSSSLPSAAALNWVLKDGIGRLSRCIYTASLASAFDTNLKRVRFTTSVLFVASIGLELLTPTFPRCFLLLATIANISKQISLACYLATRSAVHQSFAIGDNLGEISAKAQIQTVCFDILGLMLAALVNMCIENHRRQQAGLHYLIYPFFAAMDLFGIYQGLKHVHLQTLTKDRLEIILSTWIERGYVPSPAEVSDKEGVNFLGFKGKWSWPIRIGCLNPKDQIPKWSMKTIQCITKEDYYFVCVEFFKGLKGTKKQSILLSIREGAEAAHIIMGLLQACYIRRALLMNSSRWEIIVEENNASDSTMEDWSVIVENGKRSAERDVSNLIDQMVEMGWMVKNILLSTQEQIRYSFVCD; this is translated from the exons ATGCCATTCTTTCTTCGCCTATCCACCAACCACTACACACCATGGAACCTCACAAATTCCAACGAACCAGCCCCACCCACTAACCAAAATCTCTCCTTTAGGAGAGTCTCGCCCCTTTCCTCGCTCCGAACCTCCCTGGACTGCGTCTCTGATGGAGGGGTTGCGAAGGAGGTGCCGGTTCGGCTTCCCTTTGTGGTTGTCAGGAGACCCACCGAAACTTCTAGATTCTTCTGGGCTGGGAACTGCCTGCAGGTGGTGACCGTAGACGGTGGCGCCGCGGATGCTGACGTTGACTTCGATGATAGGGTGTTGAGGGTGTGCGGGTCCGTTGTGAGGGAGTTCTTTATTCCGAGAGGGGTGACGGGGAACTATGTGGAGTATGTGAAGTGGAAGCTTCTGCATCGGGTTTTCAGCTCCGCCCTGCAAGTGCTCGCCACTCAG GCAATGTTTACAGCCATGGGAGTTGGATTCTCGAGTTCTCTTCCATCTGCTGCTGCCCTTAATTGGGTCTTAAAAGATGGCATTGGACGTCTAAGCAGATGCATCTACACTGCTAGTCTAGCATCTGCTTTTGATACAAACTTAAAg AGGGTCAGGTTCACTACATCTGTTCTTTTTGTTGCAAGCATTGGACTTGAATTACTTACTCCCACATTTCCTCGATGCTTCCTGCTTCTTGCAACTATTGCCAATATTTCTAAACAAATAAGCCTTGCTTGTTACTTAGCAACTCGG TCAGCTGTTCATCAAAGTTTTGCAATAGGAGACAACCTTGGTGAAATATCTGCTAAGGCACAG aTTCAAACAGTGTGCTTTGACATCCTTGGTCTTATGCTTGCTGCACTTGTTAACATGTGTATAGAGAACCATCGAAG GCAACAAGCAGGTCTGCATTACCTTATCTATCCCTTTTTTGCTGCAATGGATCTCTTTGGGATTTATCAAGGATTAAAGCATGTACATCTGCAAACTTTGACTAAG GATAGGCTTGAAATTATTCTGAGCACTTGGATTGAGCGTGGATATGTGCCATCCCCTGCAGAGGTGAGCGATAAAGAAGGAGTTAATTTTCTGGGATTTAAAG GTAAATGGTCGTGGCCAATTAGAATAGGGTGCTTAAATCCCAAGGACCAAATACCAAAGTGGTCTATGAAGACAATACAGTGTATAACTAAGGAGGATTATTACTTTGTGTGCGTGGAGTTCTTCAAAGGATTAAAGGGAACTAAAAAG CAGTCTATTCTTCTTTCCATTCGCGAAGGAGCCGAAGCAGCACACATAATCATGGGTTTGTTGCAG GCTTGCTACATCAGAAGGGCTCTACTTATGAACAGTAGTAGGTGGGAGATTATTGTAGAGGAAAACAATGCATCAGACTCAACAATGGAAGATTGGTCTGTAATTGTTGAGAATGGCAAGAGATCTGCAGAGAGGGATGTGTCTAATTTGATTGACCAAATGGTGGAAATGGGTTGGATGGTGAAGAACATTCTATTGTCAACACAAGAGCAGATTCGATACAGTTTTGTGTGTGATTAA
- the LOC108329647 gene encoding protein root UVB sensitive 4 isoform X4, which translates to MPFFLRLSTNHYTPWNLTNSNEPAPPTNQNLSFRRVSPLSSLRTSLDCVSDGGVAKEVPVRLPFVVVRRPTETSRFFWAGNCLQVVTVDGGAADADVDFDDRVLRVCGSVVREFFIPRGVTGNYVEYVKWKLLHRVFSSALQVLATQAMFTAMGVGFSSSLPSAAALNWVLKDGIGRLSRCIYTASLASAFDTNLKRVRFTTSVLFVASIGLELLTPTFPRCFLLLATIANISKQISLACYLATRSAVHQSFAIGDNLGEISAKAQIQTVCFDILGLMLAALVNMCIENHRRQQAGLHYLIYPFFAAMDLFGIYQGLKHVHLQTLTKDRLEIILSTWIERGYVPSPAEVSDKEGVNFLGFKGKWSWPIRIGCLNPKDQIPKWSMKTIQCITKEDYYFVCVEFFKGLKGTKKSILLSIREGAEAAHIIMGLLQACYIRRALLMNSSRWEIIVEENNASDSTMEDWSVIVENGKRSAERDVSNLIDQMVEMGWMVKNILLSTQEQIRYSFVCD; encoded by the exons ATGCCATTCTTTCTTCGCCTATCCACCAACCACTACACACCATGGAACCTCACAAATTCCAACGAACCAGCCCCACCCACTAACCAAAATCTCTCCTTTAGGAGAGTCTCGCCCCTTTCCTCGCTCCGAACCTCCCTGGACTGCGTCTCTGATGGAGGGGTTGCGAAGGAGGTGCCGGTTCGGCTTCCCTTTGTGGTTGTCAGGAGACCCACCGAAACTTCTAGATTCTTCTGGGCTGGGAACTGCCTGCAGGTGGTGACCGTAGACGGTGGCGCCGCGGATGCTGACGTTGACTTCGATGATAGGGTGTTGAGGGTGTGCGGGTCCGTTGTGAGGGAGTTCTTTATTCCGAGAGGGGTGACGGGGAACTATGTGGAGTATGTGAAGTGGAAGCTTCTGCATCGGGTTTTCAGCTCCGCCCTGCAAGTGCTCGCCACTCAG GCAATGTTTACAGCCATGGGAGTTGGATTCTCGAGTTCTCTTCCATCTGCTGCTGCCCTTAATTGGGTCTTAAAAGATGGCATTGGACGTCTAAGCAGATGCATCTACACTGCTAGTCTAGCATCTGCTTTTGATACAAACTTAAAg AGGGTCAGGTTCACTACATCTGTTCTTTTTGTTGCAAGCATTGGACTTGAATTACTTACTCCCACATTTCCTCGATGCTTCCTGCTTCTTGCAACTATTGCCAATATTTCTAAACAAATAAGCCTTGCTTGTTACTTAGCAACTCGG TCAGCTGTTCATCAAAGTTTTGCAATAGGAGACAACCTTGGTGAAATATCTGCTAAGGCACAG aTTCAAACAGTGTGCTTTGACATCCTTGGTCTTATGCTTGCTGCACTTGTTAACATGTGTATAGAGAACCATCGAAG GCAACAAGCAGGTCTGCATTACCTTATCTATCCCTTTTTTGCTGCAATGGATCTCTTTGGGATTTATCAAGGATTAAAGCATGTACATCTGCAAACTTTGACTAAG GATAGGCTTGAAATTATTCTGAGCACTTGGATTGAGCGTGGATATGTGCCATCCCCTGCAGAGGTGAGCGATAAAGAAGGAGTTAATTTTCTGGGATTTAAAG GTAAATGGTCGTGGCCAATTAGAATAGGGTGCTTAAATCCCAAGGACCAAATACCAAAGTGGTCTATGAAGACAATACAGTGTATAACTAAGGAGGATTATTACTTTGTGTGCGTGGAGTTCTTCAAAGGATTAAAGGGAACTAAAAAG TCTATTCTTCTTTCCATTCGCGAAGGAGCCGAAGCAGCACACATAATCATGGGTTTGTTGCAG GCTTGCTACATCAGAAGGGCTCTACTTATGAACAGTAGTAGGTGGGAGATTATTGTAGAGGAAAACAATGCATCAGACTCAACAATGGAAGATTGGTCTGTAATTGTTGAGAATGGCAAGAGATCTGCAGAGAGGGATGTGTCTAATTTGATTGACCAAATGGTGGAAATGGGTTGGATGGTGAAGAACATTCTATTGTCAACACAAGAGCAGATTCGATACAGTTTTGTGTGTGATTAA